The Pandoraea vervacti DNA window CACGCTGACCGAGGCGGGTCGCGTGTATTACGACCGCTGTGTGAGGGCATTGGCTGAACTGGACGCGGGTGCGGCGGAAGTGGAGAGCGGGCTGAGCGAGCCGCGTGGCAGATTACGCGTGAGTGTGCCGATTGCCTTCGGCCATCAATGCGTTGCGCCAGTGCTGTTCGGGCTCGCGCGTCAGCATCCGAAGCTGCAAATCGACATCTCGTTTTCCGACCGGGCCGTCGATCTTATCGAAGAGCATTTCGATCTCGCCGTGCGCATCGGCGATCTGCGCGATACCACGCGGCTGGAGGCACGACGTCTTGGCACGCAGCACCTGAGCATCGGTGCATCGGCCTCGTATCTCGCGCAGTACGGCAAGCCTGTTGCTCTCGAAGACTTCGCCGGTCACACGGGCATTTCCTATTCGCGCAACGGCACGGCGTCCGCATGGCAGGTGCTCGACGCCGATGGCAGCGAGCGAGAACTGCCAATCACGCGACAGTTGAGTCTGGACGACGTGCAGGCCATCGCCGACGCGGGCATCGCCGGTCTGGGACTCGTCTACCTGCCTTGCTGGTTGCTGGAGCGGCACATCGCAGCCGGTAAGCTGGTTGCCGTGCGCGACCTGTGCGGCCCGCGTCCGCTACCGATCCACGTGGTGTGGCCGAAGACGCCTTACCTGCCCTCGAAAACGCGCTGCGCCGTCAACGCCCTCATCGCTGACATTCCGAAGCTCAAGCTCGGCTGATCTGCGCCCGATAGCCATTGAGCGTCCGCCATACCATTGCAGCGATTCGCGTGAACTCGTTTAGTGTCGGGCGTGAGGACGACTTCACCTGTTGACGAGACATTCCGGGACGGCCCGGCTCTTTCTAGGAGAACCGTATGGCTTGGACCTATCTGATGCTCGCAGGCGATCACGTGTCGACGTGCGCGCCTGCCAGCCCTGTCGTGCCTCCAAATGCTCGCGCAACTGACGTTCCCATCCGTGTCACCGGCCGCCTATCGCACCGGGCCATGCGGATAGTGCGACATCGGCCATGCGTTTTAGCATTGCCTTGCTCGCGCCATCGCAGGCTTGCGCCGACATGCCTTGCACGACTGCGCCGAAAAAGCGCGCCAAGGCTTCGGTGTCGGTATCGCTGGCCAGCTCGCCCTCGGCGACTGCACGATCGAAGCGCGCCCTGATCGTCTTCAACCCGAGATCCCGTCGCGCAGCCACCCATTGCGCGACAGACTCGCTCTTGTCGGCATGCTGGAGCACCGCTGTCGAAATCATGCAACCGCGCGGCCGCCCCGAGGCGCCGTTCTTCCTGATCCAGGCGGTCGCCGATCACATTCGGGACAACGGAAGGATCATCAATGTTTCGACGGGATTCACCCGGGTGGCGGCGCCGACCCATCCTGCCTATGCCGCATCGAAGGGGGCGCTCGAAACATTGACGCTGGCACTTGCCCCGGAATTCGGTGCGCGGGGCATCACGGTCAACGCCGTCATGCCCGGCGTGACGGAAACCGACATGAACGCCGCCTGGATAACGATTCCGCAAGCGCGCGCCGGTGCGCAAGCGATGTCGGTGTTCTCGCGCATCGGCGGGGACTACGATGAGCGCCGCCCCACGCGACCGAACGTCGAAATATCCCGCTTGGGCGGCGCACCGAACATGCGCGTGTACTCGCGATTGAACTGCGAGGCGCTTTCATAGCCGACACGCGCCGCCGCGCTCTGCACGTTGGCTTCGCCGGCCGCCATCAGACGCCTCGCTTCGAGCAGGCGAATCTGCTTCTGGTATTGCAGGGGCGTGACGCAGGTGAGCGCCTTGAACTTGTGATGAAACGCCGAGGGACTCAGCTTCGCGAATGCCGCCAGTTCCTCGATCCGGAATGGCTGCGCAAAACGTTCGCGCAAGACGTGCATCGCCTTGACAACGCCCACATGCCGCTCGCCGCCGACGATCGCGTTTGCGATGCGTCCCCCGTGCGGACCGCTCAGTAGCCAATAGCAAATTTCGCGCATGAGAAGCGGGTACAGCACCGGAACCGCGTCCGGCGTCTCCAGCAGTCGGATTGCGCGCGACGCGCAATCGATCAGCTCGCTTTCCAGCGGCATGACGAAAGCGCTTTCCGGCGCGTCGGTGTCGGCAGCGGGCGGTGAATCAAGCTGCGCGAGGACTTCGCGCGTCGCCGCCTGATCGAGTTCGATCACGATGCTCAGATACGGTCGATCGGCGCTGCCTTCGATCACCTG harbors:
- a CDS encoding SDR family oxidoreductase produces the protein MQPRGRPEAPFFLIQAVADHIRDNGRIINVSTGFTRVAAPTHPAYAASKGALETLTLALAPEFGARGITVNAVMPGVTETDMNAAWITIPQARAGAQAMSVFSRIGGDYDERRPTRPNVEISRLGGAPNMRVYSRLNCEALS
- a CDS encoding AraC family transcriptional regulator, with the protein product MPKLSCLLPDPAFSGSLRDMDTRAEHATSMATLVDAVNRYTARQSGESPFYTIADGLVVLRAQCHRHPTQLIHKPALCIVVQGAKWTAFGAHKLVYRAGEALVVNLEMPGASQVIEGSADRPYLSIVIELDQAATREVLAQLDSPPAADTDAPESAFVMPLESELIDCASRAIRLLETPDAVPVLYPLLMREICYWLLSGPHGGRIANAIVGGERHVGVVKAMHVLRERFAQPFRIEELAAFAKLSPSAFHHKFKALTCVTPLQYQKQIRLLEARRLMAAGEANVQSAAARVGYESASQFNREYTRMFGAPPKRDISTFGRVGRRSS
- a CDS encoding LysR family transcriptional regulator, whose translation is MTNELDGVAVFVQVVEAGSFTLAAERLHLTRSAIGKVISRLEARLGVRLLHRTTRSHTLTEAGRVYYDRCVRALAELDAGAAEVESGLSEPRGRLRVSVPIAFGHQCVAPVLFGLARQHPKLQIDISFSDRAVDLIEEHFDLAVRIGDLRDTTRLEARRLGTQHLSIGASASYLAQYGKPVALEDFAGHTGISYSRNGTASAWQVLDADGSERELPITRQLSLDDVQAIADAGIAGLGLVYLPCWLLERHIAAGKLVAVRDLCGPRPLPIHVVWPKTPYLPSKTRCAVNALIADIPKLKLG